In Lodderomyces elongisporus chromosome 2, complete sequence, the following proteins share a genomic window:
- the SPC19 gene encoding DASH complex subunit spc19 — MSKQRTSSYYTYNNLENCNRSLRESIQLLQRTRESLQDTTLDAERLPKILNTKRVYGLIPEFDLEDARTNYKSSITPQITEQMSVIEDEVQQLVQKRDQLQSKLNLVRGRLSNYEEQHDNVKKDLNLNLDLDLDLDLDLLVNNQSYDQEQLQRLRMLRNRKKRLQHTLSRSQYVPNLRYGS; from the coding sequence ATGAGTAAACAAAGGACCTCATCTTACTACACTTATaacaatttggaaaattgtAATAGGTCATTACGAGAATCAATTCAGCTTCTTCAAAGGACAAGAGAACTGCTACAGGACACAACACTAGACGCCGAAAGACTTCCCAAAATACTAAATACGAAAAGAGTTTATGGTCTTATTCCCGAATTTGATCTTGAGGATGCGCGAACGAACTACAAGTCAAGCATTACACCGCAAATTACAGAGCAAATGCTGGTTATCGAGGATGAGGTACAGCAGCTTGTGCAAAAAAGAGACCAACTACAAAGTAAATTAAATCTCGTGAGGGGAAGATTAAGCAATTACGAGGAACAACATGACAATGTGAAAAAGGACTTGAACTTGAACTTGGACTTGGACTTGGACTTGGACTTGGACTTACTAGTAAATAATCAAAGTTATGATCAGGAACAACTTCAAAGATTACGAATGCTccgaaacagaaaaaagaggTTGCAGCATACACTCAGCCGAAGCCAGTATGTGCCTAATTTGAGATACGGGTCTTGA
- the GGA2 gene encoding ARF-binding protein (BUSCO:EOG09261KZ6), with protein sequence MSSSSYSLDKINPKLLRRIYRACRPTNDEPNLALNLEICDYVNAKKGSAPRDAAIAVSKLISQRDPQTSELAIALLDNLVKNCGYPMHLQISRKEFLNELVKRFPERPTMRYSRVQRLILAQIEEWYQTICRTSKYKEDFGYIKDMHRLLSNKGYVFPEVKVEDIAVLNPGDNLKSLEDIQKEEAVVHSAKLQELIRRGRPQDLQEANKLMKIMAGFKDDNVKENKKRLKDDITRLTRKVEILGEMLTQIESAGGKIDDNSDEALIELYSSVKSSQPIINKIIEGEHEEGDEEINNLLLLNDNVNKVINKYQLLKGGKVDEASQIKVSSSSSVGGIGAGGSGSGADLNLIDFDDAPEDVNASKEQGYNDLLSDLSNLTFGNANSSNDGSQVNPLNLYGAGGSIALGGANSTSTTGSTNIQHPTPINQTSNANKSATSNFDLLADLNSPSPQLQSNISVSQSKQSSGLDPFGFDFPSSTPAQVQKPNATSPGQGYIKMITLNESAGLKIEIGVQEESSSNFKGRVLFSNRQNQTISQLKFMVAVPKSCKLDLRPQSNDVIYGFNNHGVSQDFTIDNPQSKQLKIKWKVEYKTGSEQAEETGVSVL encoded by the coding sequence ATGTCGTCGTCTTCATATTCACTCGACAAGATCAATCCGAAATTATTGCGAAGAATTTATAGGGCCTGTAGGCCCACTAATGATGAGCCAAACTTGGCGCTCAATTTAGAGATCTGTGATTACGTCAATGCCAAAAAGGGATCAGCTCCAAGAGACGCTGCAATTGCCGTACTGAAGCTAATTAGTCAAAGAGATCCCCAAACATCGGAATTGGCTATAGCGTTGCTTGATAATTTGGTCAAGAACTGTGGCTATCCTATGCATTTGCAAATATCTAGAAAGGAATTTTTGAATGAATTGGTTAAAAGATTCCCTGAGAGACCTACCATGAGATACTCTCGTGTGCAAAGATTGATTCTTGCGCAAATTGAAGAATGGTATCAAACCATTTGTCGTACTTCTAAATATAAAGAAGATTTCGGGTACATCAAAGATATGCATAGACTTTTATCGAATAAAGGGTATGTTTTCCCCGAAGTGAAGGTTGAGGATATCGCCGTGCTTAACCCTGGTGACAATTTGAAATCCCTTGAAGATATCCAAAAGGAGGAGGCAGTTGTGCATTCTGCCAAGCTTCAAGAATTGATTAGAAGAGGAAGACCACAAGACTTGCAAGAGGCAAATAAATTAATGAAGATAATGGCTGGGTTTAAAGATGACAATgtcaaagaaaacaagaaacgGTTGAAGGATGATATAACTAGATTGACAAGGAAAGTCGAGATCTTGGGTGAAATGTTGACACAAATTGAAAGTGCTGGCGGTAAGATTGATGATAACTCGGATGAAGCACTTATTGAACTTTACAGCTCGGTAAAGAGCTCTCAGCCAattatcaacaaaatcaTTGAAGGAGAGCACGAAGAAGGCGACGAGGAGATTAataatcttttgttgttaaaTGATAATGTCAATAAGGTTATTAATAAGTATCAATTGCTCAAAGGTGGCAAAGTTGACGAAGCTAGCCAAATTAAAGTATCCAGTTCAAGCTCAGTGGGAGGTATTGGAGCTGGTGGTTCTGGTTCCGGTGCcgatttgaatttgattgattttgatgatgCACCAGAAGATGTCAATGCCAGTAAAGAACAAGGATATAATGACTTGTTGAGTGACTTATCAAACTTGACTTTTGGTAATGCCAACAGTCTGAACGATGGCTCGCAAGTGAACCCATTGAATTTGTATGGGGCTGGCGGTTCAATTGCTTTGGGCGGAGCCAATAGCACCTCTACTACGGGGTCTACTAATATACAACATCCAACTCCAATAAACCAGACCAGCAATGCTAACAAGTCTGCAACTTCaaattttgatttattGGCCGATTTGAACTCGCCATCTCCACAATTGCAAAGTAACATTTCAGTGTCACAAAGTAAACAATCGTCAGGCTTAGATCCATTTGGCTTTGATTTTCCATCTTCAACACCAGCACAAGTTCAAAAACCCAATGCAACCTCCCCTGGTCAAGGTTATATCAAGATGATTACTTTGAACGAATCGGCAGGGCTTAAGATAGAAATTGGAGTTCAAGAAGAGTCCAGCTCAAATTTCAAAGGACGCGttctcttttcaaatcGACAAAATCAAACTATTTCGCAGTTGAAATTCATGGTTGCTGTGCCCAAGAGCTGCAAATTAGATTTGCGTCCGCAAAGTAATGATGTCATTTATGGCTTCAACAACCACGGCGTTTCACAAGACTTTACAATTGATAACCCTCAACTGAAACAACTTAAAATTAAATGGAAAGTTGAGTACAAGACAGGCAGCGAACAAGCCGAGGAAACCGGTGTTAGTGTATTGTAA
- the GET3 gene encoding Golgi to ER traffic- protein (BUSCO:EOG092631UM) — protein MELDLEPTLKPLIEQDTLKWIFVGGKGGVGKTTTSSSIAVQLALQHPESEFLLISTDPAHNLSDAFCQKFGKEARKVEGLSNLSCMEIDPEAAMSDLQQQAQQYNNDPNDPLKSIMSDMTGSIPGIDEALSFMEVLKHIKNQKVNENDSKDKISYRTIIFDTAPTGHTLRFLQLPSTLQKLLGKFQQLSGKLGPMMSMLGGGAGGQQDMFEKLNEVQKNVAEVNEQFTDPELTTFVCVCISEFLSLYETERMIQELMSYKMDVNSIVVNQLLFADDDENPCSRCVSRWKMQKKYLDQMAELYEDYHLVKMPLLGTEIRGVENLKKFSKFLMVPYDPKKDRGLITEMKEQ, from the coding sequence ATGGAGCTCGATTTGGAACCTACTTTAAAACCATTAATTGAGCAGGATACTTTGAAGTGGATCTTTGTTGGTGGTAAGggtggtgttggtaaaACCACTACCTCTTCATCCATTGCTGTGCAATTAGCCTTGCAACACCCAGAATCCGAATTTCTTCTTATATCCACCGATCCAGCACATAACTTGTCTGATGCCTTTTGTCAGAAATTTGGCAAAGAAGCAAGGAAGGTTGAAGGTTTATCCAATCTTTCTTGTATGGAGATTGACCCCGAGGCTGCAATGAGTGATTTGCAACAACAGGCACAGCAATACAACAATGATCCAAACGATCCATTAAAGAGTATAATGAGTGATATGACTGGTTCCATTCCAGGTATTGATGAAGCATTATCGTTTATGGAAGTTTTAAAACATAtcaagaatcaaaaagtGAATGAAAATGATAGCAAGGACAAGATCTCATACAGAACAATCATTTTTGATACTGCTCCAACGGGACACACATTAAggtttttgcaattgccaTCTACTTTACAGAAGTTATTAGGTAAATTCCAACAATTGTCAGGCAAATTGGGACCAATGATGAGTATGTTGGGAGGCGGCGCAGGTGGTCAACAAGATATGTTTGAAAAACTAAATGAGGTGCAGAAAAACGTTGCAGAAGTCAATGAGCAATTCACCGATCCAGAATTGACAACGTTtgtctgtgtttgtatCTCGGAATTTTTGTCGTTATATGAAACAGAAAGAATGATCCAGGAGCTAATGTCTTACAAGATGGATGTAAACTCGATTGTTGTCAACCAACTATTATTTGCTGATGACGACGAGAACCCATGCCTGAGATGTGTCAGTAGATGGAAGatgcaaaagaaatattTGGACCAGATGGCGGAGCTTTATGAAGATTACCATTTGGTGAAGATGCCATTATTGGGTACAGAAATTCGTGGAGTagaaaacttgaaaaaattttcaaaattctTGATGGTGCCATATGATCCTAAGAAGGACCGTGGCCTTATTACTGAAATGAAAGAGCAATGA
- the RAD16 gene encoding DNA repair protein rad16 (BUSCO:EOG09260NNR), with protein MSDSESSLSDIGGGFVVDNKKSNKRRKVGSRNANGSTRQTPRRRASTKNISYAEPSDLDDDDLVEEGEGDAKNISDVEIDSDTFANEEVPRRHRKTRELNTRASGKNSNSKAKRPIEIYSDDEDDDDDNDDEEFTLSLEDNVDSNTSDDDVVEVVGSSIMHRNGRQPKTTVELISDSDDDNQPLSSRPIPASQGSANGTNEGHVNGHGDGHGEGDDVASSAKPKRAPRKKSSTPRQRKKKEVKPKMTHYERTTNNLFTQHPELATTFSDLKNCKGITPERAPHPVGMTLKMLPFQLEGLNWLLKQEEGKFQGGILADEMGMGKTIQTIGLFMDDPTKKPNLVVGPTVALMQWKNEIEKHTDGKLKVLLFHGNTRVNKVAELEKYDVILTSYSVLESSFRKQQYGFKRKGVTVKEKSALHNTHFYRVVLDEAHNIKDRTSNTSRAANQLVTQKRWCLTGTPLQNRIGEIYSLIRYMKLYPFHMYFCTKCDCASNDWKFSNGRTCDGCGHTGMLHTNFFNHFMLKNILKFGLEGDGMDSFQNLRLLLQNIMLRRTKIERADDLGLPPRIVEIRLDRFNEEERDLYTSLYSDSKRKFNDYVADGVVLNNYANIFTLITRMRQLADHPDLVLKRYGTNQIAKQIDGVIMCQLCDDEAEEPIESKCHHRFCRMCIQEYVESFDGASNKLTCPVCHIGLAIDLEQPAIEVDEELFTKASIVNRIKQGSHGGEWRSSTKIEALVEELYKLRSDRHTIKSIVFSQFTSMLDLIEWRLKRAGFQTAKLSGSMSPQQRDNTIKYFMDNTEVEVFLVSLKAGGVALNLCEASQVFLMDPWWNPSVEWQSMDRVHRIGQKRPIRITRFCIEDSIESKIIELQDKKANMINATINHDQAAINKLTPDDLQFLFMN; from the coding sequence ATGTCTGACTCTGAGTCTAGTTTGAGTGATATTGGCGGGGGGTTTGTTGTGGATAATAAGAAGAGTAACAAGAGACGGAAAGTTGGATCGAGAAATGCAAATGGTAGTACGCGCCAGACACCAAGGAGAAGAGCAAGTACGAAAAACATTTCATACGCCGAACCAAGCGATTTGGATGACGACGATTTAGTAGAGGAAGGAGAAGGTGACGCGAAAAACATTAGTGACGTGGAGATTGACTCCGATACATTTGCCAACGAGGAAGTCCCTAGAAGGCATAGAAAGACGCGTGAGCTCAACACGCGTGCTAGTGGAAAGAACAGCAACCTGAAGGCCAAAAGACCAATAGAGATCTATTCCGACGATGaagacgacgacgacgacaaCGACGACGAAGAATTTACATTAAGTTTGGAAGACAACGTGGACAGTAACACGTCTGATGATGACGTTGTGGAGGTTGTGGGGTCAAGTATAATGCATAGAAATGGTCGTCAACCCAAAACAACTGTTGAACTAATCAGTGACAGCGATGATGACAACCAACCATTATCATCGAGACCTATTCCTGCACTGCAAGGTTCAGCTAATGGTACCAACGAGGGCCATGTTAATGGCCACGGTGATGGCCATGGTGAAGGTGATGACGTTGCATCCTCTGCTAAACCAAAAAGAGCGCCTAGAAAGAAGTCAAGTACGCCACGtcaaaggaagaagaaggaagtCAAACCAAAAATGACTCATTATGAACGTACAACTAATAATCTTTTCACTCAGCACCCAGAACTTGCCACGACATTCTccgatttgaaaaattgtaaagGCATTACACCCGAGAGAGCTCCACACCCTGTTGGAATGACTCTTAAGATGTTGCCTTTTCAACTAGAAGGACTAAACTGGCTTTTGAAACAGGAAGAAGGTAAGTTTCAAGGTGGTATATTGGCAGATGAGATGGGTATGGGTAAAACGATCCAAACCATTGGGTTATTTATGGATGATCCTACAAAAAAACCCAATTTGGTTGTTGGTCCTACAGTGGCGTTGATGCAATGGAAAAAtgagattgaaaaacaCACGGATGGGAAGTTAaaagtgttgttgtttcacGGAAACACAAGGGTGAACAAAGTAGCCGAATTGGAGAAATACGATGTTATCTTAACTTCGTATTCCGTGTTGGAATCATCTTttagaaaacaacaatatggTTTCAAGAGAAAAGGGGTAACGGTGAAGGAGAAGTCGGCACTTCACAATACACATTTTTACCGAGTAGTGCTTGATGAAGCACACAATATCAAAGATCGTACATCAAATACATCTCGAGCAGCAAACCAGTTGGTGACTCAAAAAAGATGGTGCTTGACTGGTACGCCTTTGCAAAATAGGATTGGAGAAATATATTCCTTGATTCGTTATATGAAGCTTTATCCTTTCCACATGTATTTTTGTACCAAGTGTGATTGTGCCAGTAACGACTGGAAATTTTCCAATGGACGTACTTGTGATGGTTGTGGCCATACAGGGATGTTGCAtacaaattttttcaaccaCTTTatgttgaaaaatataTTGAAATTTGGATTAGAAGGGGATGGAATGGATAGTTTCCAGAATTTGCGATTGCTTTTGCAGAATATAATGTTGCGAAGAaccaaaattgaaagagcTGATGATTTGGGATTACCGCCTAGAATTGTTGAGATTCGACTCGATAGGTTTAATGAGGAAGAGAGGGATTTGTACACTTCGCTTTATAGCGATTCGAAGAGAAAGTTTAATGATTATGTAGCCGATGGAGTTGTCTTAAACAACTATGCTAACATTTTTACATTGATCACACGAATGAGACAGCTTGCTGATCATCCTGATTTGGTGTTGAAGCGATATGGTACCAATCAGATTGCCAAGCAGATTGATGGGGTCATTATGTGTCAACTTTGTGATGATGAGGCAGAGGAGCCTATTGAATCCAAGTGTCATCATAGATTCTGTCGTATGTGTATACAGGAGTACGTGGAGTCATTCGATGGTGCAAGCAACAAGTTGACGTGTCCCGTGTGTCATATTGGATTAGCTATCGATTTGGAGCAACCAGCGATAGAAGTCGACGAGGAGCTTTTTACAAAGGCTTCTATAGTCAATAGAATCAAGCAAGGATCGCATGGTGGCGAATGGAGGTCATCGACCAAAATTGAAGCGCTTGTTGAGGAGTTATACAAGCTCAGATCTGATAGACATACCATCAAATCGATTGTGTTTTCACAGTTTACATCGATGTTAGACTTGATTGAATGGAGATTAAAACGTGCAGGTTTTCAAACAGCGAAATTGTCTGGTTCGATGTCGCCGCAACAACGTGACAATACAATTAAGTACTTTATGGACAATACCGAAGTGGAGGTGTTTCTTGTATCTTTAAAggctggtggtgttgcgtTAAATCTTTGCGAAGCTTCGCAAGTATTTTTGATGGATCCATGGTGGAATCCAAGTGTTGAATGGCAATCGATGGACCGTGTGCATAGAATTGGTCAAAAGAGACCCATCAGAATCACGAGATTCTGTATTGAGGATAGTATAGAGCTGAAGATTATTGAGCTACAAGATAAAAAAGCTAATATGATCAATGCAACTATAAATCACGATCAAGCAGCAATAAATAAGTTGACTCCGGACGATTTACAGTTTTTATTTATGAACTAG
- the COQ4 gene encoding Ubiquinone biosynthesis protein (BUSCO:EOG092643VB) gives MLTSQKVSRVLSHPSLLKTPVSTQSRSFVFTTIATTLFGSVLWSKNNVLASKMENHELHYNDPNDKYRKLLEKKRGPAFTRAAAEYPGQVRLYNYEKFLMFLGSSIGSFFHPEENKYIVALGESTAIEPVLKRLQHAMLSDPTGRQILRERPRITSTSLDLDYLRSLPDNTIGKSYITWLDREGVSPDTRVPVRYIDNEELAYIFQRYRECHDFYHAITGLPIIIEGEISVKVLEYMNIGIPMSGLGALFAPLRLKPSQRKRLREIYYPWAIKNGLYSKPLINVYWEKILDKDINEFRREMGIEQPPDLRDLRKEYFAKKRREKELKAAAAAATVTATTTATATATATAANATSASSANVKPSNTAGAM, from the coding sequence ATGTTAACAAGTCAAAAAGTTAGCAGAGTCCTACTGCACCCTTCCCTACTTAAAACACCCGTTTCCACTCAGAGCCGTTCGTTTGTATTCACGACAATAGCTACTACACTTTTTGGCTCTGTACTTTGGTCCAAGAATAATGTGCTTGCCTCGAAAATGGAGAATCACGAATTGCATTACAATGACCCTAACGACAAGTACAGAAAattacttgaaaaaaaacggGGGCCAGCATTCACCAGAGCTGCCGCAGAGTACCCTGGTCAAGTTCGTCTCTACAACTATGAGAAATTTCTCATGTTCCTTGGTTCATCCATCGGGTCTTTTTTCCATCCTGAAGAGAATAAGTATATTGTTGCATTAGGTGAAAGTACCGCGATTGAGCCGGTTTTAAAAAGATTACAACATGCAATGCTTAGTGATCCTACTGGACGTCAAATATTACGAGAAAGACCCAGAATCACCTCGACTTCTCTCGATTTGGACTACTTGAGAAGCTTGCCTGACAACACCATAGGTAAAAGTTATATTACTTGGTTAGACCGTGAAGGTGTAAGCCCCGATACTAGAGTGCCTGTACGGTATATTGATAATGAGGAGTTGGCATACATTTTCCAGAGGTATCGAGAGTGCCATGATTTTTACCATGCCATTACAGGTTTGCCCATTATTATTGAAGGTGAGATTAGTGTTAAAGTCTTGGAGTATATGAACATTGGTATTCCAATGAGCGGCCTTGGTGCATTATTCGCTCCTTTGAGATTGAAGCCTAGTCAGAGGAAAAGGTTGAGAGAAATCTATTACCCCTGGGCTATAAAGAATGGTCTTTATAGTAAGCCACTTATCAATGTGTACTGGGAGAAGATCTTGGATAAGGATATAAATGAGTTTAGAAGAGAGATGGGTATTGAACAACCTCCCGATTTAAGGGATTTGAGGAAAGAGTATTTCGCAAAAAAgaggagagagaaagagttgaaagctgctgctgctgctgcaacaGTAACTGCAACGACAACAGCAACGGCAACAGCAACGGCAACGGCTGCTAATGCAACTTCTGCTAGTTCAGCCAATGTCAAACCTTCAAATACAGCCGGGGCTATGTAG
- the TIF34 gene encoding translation initiation factor eIF3 subunit (BUSCO:EOG09262W7C), with product MRPIKLMGHERSLTQVKYNREGDLLFSVAKDNAASIWYSSNGERLGTLEGHQGVIWSIDVDPETLLCATGGGDLAVKLWTVENGQCVYTWNSPSPVRRVSFSPDGKKLLVIADQVMGHIGTISVYDINRDTASLTNQAETASLVIETEQNGSKATVAGWSEDGRFIIAGHDNGYVSKYDAHTGELLKSLQAHGIHNEEKNVSVTDIQFAPEDRSYFITSSKDKCAVLTDVDTFEILKVYKADAPMNTAAITPLKDFVILGGGQEARNVTTTAESQGKFEARFYHKIFEEEIGRVKGHFGPLNTVAVHPDGTGYSSGGEDGFIRVHTFDKSYKDFLFDAERTEKAAAAGLD from the coding sequence ATGAGACCTATTAAATTGATGGGACATGAACGTTCCTTGACTCAAGTGAAATACAATAGAGAAGGTGATTTGCTTTTCTCTGTGGCGAAGGATAATGCAGCATCGATATGGTACTCATCGAATGGTGAAAGATTAGGAACCTTGGAAGGTCACCAGGGTGTGATCTGGtctattgatgttgatcCAGAGACCTTGTTATGTGCCACTGGAGGTGGTGATTTGGCTGTTAAGTTGTGGACAGTTGAAAATGGTCAGTGTGTATATACATGGAACAGCCCATCTCCAGTAAGGAGGGTGTCGTTTTCTCCTGATGGAAAGAAACTCTTGGTTATTGCTGACCAAGTGATGGGTCATATTGGTACCATCTCTGTTTATGATATAAACCGCGATACCGCATCGCTAACCAACCAAGCCGAGACGGCGTCTCTTGTGATTGAAACCGAACAAAATGGTTCAAAAGCCACCGTTGCAGGATGGTCCGAGGATGGAAGATTCATCATTGCAGGACACGATAACGGTTATGTTTCCAAGTACGATGCTCACACCGGAGAGCTTCTCAAATCTTTACAAGCACACGGAATCCACAATGAGGAGAAAAACGTTAGTGTTACTGACATTCAATTTGCCCCAGAAGATAGATCATATTTCATCACATCATCAAAGGACAAGTGTGCTGTTTTGACGGATGTGGATACATTTGAAATCTTGAAGGTCTATAAAGCCGATGCACCAATGAACACTGCAGCCATTACACCACTCAAAGACTTTGTTATTTTGGGAGGAGGTCAAGAGGCAAGAAACGTCACTACAACTGCAGAGTCGCAAGGTAAGTTTGAGGCTAGATTTTATCACAAGATTTtcgaagaagaaattggaCGTGTCAAGGGTCATTTCGGTCCTTTGAATACCGTTGCCGTGCATCCAGATGGAACAGGATACAGTAGTGGAGGAGAGGATGGTTTCATTAGAGTCCACACTTTCGACAAGTCATACAaagattttctttttgatgcAGAAAGAACAGAAAAGGCAGCTGCAGCTGGATTAGATTAG
- the SDH4 gene encoding membrane anchor subunit of succinate dehydrogenase, Sdh4 — translation MLSRLGLRQQSLLKASTSNLIKPSLIRGIKTIPQPPGYVVGTVNDAYVPPKPHKLEGSYHWTAERLVSVALVPLTLAPLFTGASTLLDSTLSSLLLYHCYAGFQSCIIDYIPKRVYGSFHNYAMYLLTFGTGIAGYGIYQMEKKDGGLIDVCASLWKA, via the coding sequence ATGTTATCGCGCCTTGGTCTTCGTCAGCAATCTTTACTCAAAGCTTCTACATCAAACCTCATTAAGCCATCATTGATCAGAGGTATCAAGACCATTCCACAACCACCGGGTTATGTTGTAGGTACAGTTAACGACGCATACGTTCCACCAAAACCACACAAGTTGGAAGGATCATACCACTGGACCGCCGAGAGATTGGTGAGTGTTGCATTGGTTCCATTAACATTGGCACCTTTATTCACTGGCGCCTCTACATTACTTGACTCCACATTAAGCTCATTGCTTTTGTACCACTGTTACGCTGGTTTCCAATCATGTATCATTGATTACATTCCAAAGAGAGTCTATGGTTCTTTTCACAACTACGCCATGTACTTGTTGACTTTTGGTACTGGTATTGCCGGCTACGGTATCTAccaaatggaaaagaaagacgGTGGTTTGATCGACGTTTGCGCATCTTTATGGAAAGCATAA